The Accipiter gentilis chromosome 7, bAccGen1.1, whole genome shotgun sequence genome includes a region encoding these proteins:
- the BCO1 gene encoding beta,beta-carotene 15,15'-dioxygenase — translation MDMIFGRNKEEHPEPIKAEVQGQLPTWLKGILLRNGPGMHTIGDTRYNHWFDGLALLHSFTFKNGEVYYRSKYLRSDTYNCNVEANRIVVSEFGTMAYPDPCKNIFAKAFSYLSHTIPEFTDNCLINIMKTGDDFYATSETNFIRKINPQTLETLEKVDYSKYVAVNVATSHPHYDSAGNILNMGTSIVDKGKTKYILFKIPPSVPEKEKKKSHFKHLEVVCSIPSRSLLHPSYYHSFGITENYIVFIEQPFKLDIVKMATAYIRGVNWASCLAYHKEDKTWFHFVDKKTKKEVSTKFYTDAMVLFHHINAYEEDGHIIFDIIAYTDNSLYDMFYLKNLTKDFEQKSKLTSIPTCKRFVVPLQHDKDAEVGSNLVTLPSTATAVKEKDGSIYCHPEILCEGIELPRINYDYNGKKYNYVFATEVQCSPVPTKIVKFNIQTKEMLYWGEDHSWPSEPVFVPSPDAREEDDGIVLTCVVKSDPKEAPFLLVLDAKTFKELGRAIVDVEMPLDLHGMFIPEKDLKTETE, via the exons GTCAGTTGCCCACTTGGTTGAAAGGGATACTTCTCCGAAATGGCCCAGGGATGCACACAATAGGGGACACTAGGTATAACCACTGGTTTGATGGCTTGGCTCTGCTGCAtagctttacatttaaaaatg GTGAAGTTTACTACAGAAGTAAGTATCTCCGAAGTGACACGTACAACTGCAATGTGGAAGCAAACCGAATTGTGGTGTCTGAATTTGGAACAATGGCTTATCCAGATCcatgcaaaaatatatttgccAA GGCATTCTCGTATCTGTCTCACACCATTCCTGAGTTCACAGATAACTGCCTGATCAACATTATGAAAACTGGGGATGATTTTTATGCTACCAGTGAGACTAACTTCATCAGGAAAATTAATCCGCAGACTCTGGAGACATTAGAGAAG GTTGACTACAGCAAATATGTAGCTGTAAATGTGGCAACTTCTCACCCGCACTATGACAGTGCTGGAAATATTCTCAACATGGGTACTTCAATAGTTGATAAAGGGAAGACAAAATACATTCTATTTAAGATTCCTCCTTCTGTGCCAG aaaaagaaaagaagaaatctcattttaaaCATCTGGAAGTGGTATGCTCCATCCCTTCTCGGTCTCTGCTCCACCCAAGCTACTACCATAGCTTTGGAATCACAGAAAATTACATTGTATTCATAGAGCAGCCATTCAAACTGGATATTGTCAAAATGGCAACGGCTTACATCCGAGGTGTGAACTGGGCTTCCTGCCTTGCCTATCATAAGGAAGATAAG ACTTGGTTTCACTTTGTAGACAAGAAGACTAAAAAAGAAGTATCCACCAAATTTTATACTGATGCTATGGTGCTTTTTCACCATATAAATGCTTATGAAGAGGATGGTCACATTATTTTTGATATTATTGCCTATACAGACAATAGCTTATATGAtatgttctatttaaaaaacctGACTAAAGACTTTGAACAGAAGAGCAAGCTTACCTCCATACCAACGTGCAAACGATTCGTTGTTCCTCTGCAGCATGACAAG GATGCCGAAGTAGGTTCTAATTTAGTCACCCTTCCATCTACCGCAACTGCTGTAAAAGAGAAAGATGGCAGCATCTATTGCCACCCTGAAATACTATGTGAAG GAATAGAACTGCCTCGCATCAACTATGACTATAATGGCAAAAAATACAACTATGTCTTTGCAACAGAAGTCCAGTGCAGTCCAGTTCCTACAAAG ATTGTGAAGTTTAATATCCAAACAAAGGAAATGCTCTACTGGGGAGAGGATCACTCCTGGCCATCTGAGCCCGTTTTTGTTCCCAGCCCTGATGCAAGAGAAGAGGATGATG GCATTGTTCTGACCTGTGTTGTGAAGTCTGATCCAAAGGAAGCACCCTTCCTACTTGTCTTGGATGCTAAAACATTCAAAGAATTGGGCCGAGCCATAGTAGATGTAGAAATGCCTCTGGACCTGCATGGAATGTTTATACCAGAGAAAGATTTGAAGACTGAGACTGAGTAA